A single window of Candidatus Binatia bacterium DNA harbors:
- a CDS encoding amidohydrolase family protein, with protein sequence MKTARRKFFPIPFLIPALAACAGPVSRMPREVVAKIPLIDVHAHYPGRPPRTAQDFIRTMDSVGIEQTVLFLGGTGGRETSDLQKYSDRFVLFFAGPAANDAVRAKIKTGDPKAIEELLDDYERALQSSLYRGLGEIYAYHSDRPTQLAPDSPAIRGLLELVTRYRVPISIHCTADGRPEMERALKSHPKASVIWTHTGSFLSPAVMTDLLETHPNLYFELAIKNKRLRIDRYPILSGMTLREDWRQLFESYPERFFLGFDFPGTGPNHGTPLETAAESAEFFRTILMQLNPSTARKIAYQNARAILAKRRASSSAL encoded by the coding sequence ATGAAAACCGCTCGACGGAAATTCTTTCCGATTCCGTTTTTGATCCCGGCCCTGGCAGCGTGCGCCGGCCCCGTCAGCCGCATGCCGAGAGAGGTGGTCGCCAAGATTCCGCTTATCGACGTGCACGCGCATTACCCCGGCAGGCCTCCACGCACGGCGCAAGATTTCATTCGGACAATGGATTCAGTCGGGATCGAACAAACGGTCCTCTTCCTGGGCGGAACCGGAGGCAGAGAAACGAGCGATCTGCAGAAATACTCAGACCGGTTCGTCCTGTTTTTTGCGGGTCCCGCTGCCAACGATGCCGTTCGCGCCAAGATTAAGACCGGCGATCCTAAGGCCATCGAAGAGTTGCTCGACGATTACGAGCGCGCGCTACAGTCCAGTCTCTATCGCGGGCTGGGTGAAATCTACGCCTATCACTCGGACCGGCCCACACAGCTAGCGCCCGACTCCCCGGCAATCCGGGGCCTTCTGGAGTTAGTGACGAGATACCGCGTCCCGATCAGCATTCACTGCACCGCCGATGGCAGGCCGGAGATGGAGCGCGCTTTAAAATCTCATCCCAAGGCAAGCGTGATTTGGACTCACACGGGAAGCTTTTTGTCTCCGGCTGTGATGACGGATCTTCTAGAGACTCACCCCAATCTCTACTTTGAGCTGGCGATAAAAAATAAAAGGCTTCGAATAGACCGATATCCCATCCTGTCCGGCATGACGTTGCGCGAGGACTGGCGCCAACTTTTCGAGTCGTATCCGGAGCGCTTTTTTCTGGGCTTTGATTTCCCCGGCACAGGCCCGAACCATGGCACGCCGCTTGAGACGGCGGCGGAGAGCGCCGAATTCTTTCGGACCATTCTGATGCAGCTTAACCCCTCGACCGCGCGAAAGATCGCCTACCAAAATGCTCGGGCGATTTTGGCTAAGAGGAGAGCTTCCAGCAGCGCGTTATGA
- a CDS encoding ferritin-like domain-containing protein, protein MRSEEFVKELLVPVHEFCRTLDGQPPAYSYIPLKSDEERVRVMKSRLFNELRAADLYGAWLKTTPELDVKTTMAESAHEEMTHAGLLSKRIQELGQNPFDYKPLPAQIAMFNAMEGLNDTCERLAGLSLAGETVAYYLIQMCLKSPAVPDWIKQPYRRITEDEAEHGSVPQEFLKRYATTADRQDRVRRAVAMRMVLFREYLASLDRWAMGKGPW, encoded by the coding sequence ATGAGGAGCGAAGAGTTTGTAAAAGAGTTGTTAGTACCCGTCCATGAATTTTGTCGCACGCTCGACGGGCAGCCGCCGGCGTATAGCTATATCCCGCTCAAGAGCGACGAGGAGCGGGTTCGCGTCATGAAGAGCCGCCTCTTCAACGAGCTGAGAGCGGCGGATCTTTACGGCGCGTGGCTCAAGACGACGCCCGAGCTGGACGTGAAGACGACGATGGCCGAATCGGCGCACGAAGAGATGACGCATGCCGGGCTCCTATCGAAAAGAATTCAAGAGCTCGGCCAGAATCCGTTCGACTATAAGCCGCTGCCGGCGCAGATCGCGATGTTCAACGCCATGGAGGGTCTCAACGACACTTGCGAGCGCCTCGCCGGACTTTCTCTGGCCGGGGAGACCGTGGCGTACTACTTGATCCAGATGTGCCTCAAGTCGCCCGCCGTCCCGGACTGGATCAAACAGCCCTATCGCCGGATCACCGAGGACGAGGCGGAGCACGGCAGCGTCCCGCAGGAATTTCTCAAGCGCTATGCCACGACCGCCGACCGGCAAGACCGAGTGCGGCGCGCCGTCGCGATGCGCATGGTGCTCTTCCGTGAATATCTCGCCAGCCTCGACCGCTGGGCGATGGGGAAAGGGCCGTGGTGA
- a CDS encoding prolyl oligopeptidase family serine peptidase, giving the protein MKRLYFWMLVVRQIFVRGSFALWVAAFFPAIQSAWGQATGPDLIGFKSGDLELKGFVWKPSGDGPFPALLWNHGSEKSPGSVETVAPYFVSKGFIFFVPHRRGQGRSPGPYIMDELSGAVSKSKRGGMSVKLHETHFQDQLAGLKYLMALAYVDKNRIAVMGASFGGIQTMLAVERGPGYRVAVNCSGGTETWSGSSDLRSLLIAAARKATMPVFFLQAENDHDLTPNRVLSEEVRKSGQPVEAKVYPAFGFGFREGHSFCSRGAKTWGPDVLKFIETHFK; this is encoded by the coding sequence ATGAAGCGATTGTATTTTTGGATGTTGGTCGTCCGGCAAATCTTTGTGCGAGGGTCTTTTGCGCTTTGGGTCGCCGCGTTTTTCCCGGCAATTCAAAGCGCCTGGGGACAAGCCACCGGACCGGACTTGATCGGATTCAAGAGCGGTGATCTCGAGCTCAAGGGGTTTGTTTGGAAGCCGTCCGGCGATGGTCCTTTTCCCGCGTTGTTATGGAACCACGGCAGCGAGAAATCCCCCGGGTCGGTCGAGACCGTGGCGCCATATTTCGTAAGCAAAGGCTTTATCTTCTTCGTGCCGCATCGCCGCGGACAAGGGCGTTCGCCGGGACCTTACATCATGGATGAGCTCAGCGGGGCTGTATCAAAGAGCAAACGCGGCGGCATGTCGGTTAAACTTCACGAAACGCATTTCCAAGATCAACTGGCGGGATTAAAGTATTTGATGGCTCTTGCCTACGTGGATAAGAACCGAATCGCAGTCATGGGCGCTTCCTTCGGCGGGATCCAAACGATGCTGGCGGTCGAGCGCGGACCCGGCTATCGCGTCGCGGTGAATTGCTCGGGTGGCACCGAGACGTGGAGCGGCTCTTCGGATTTGCGCTCGCTTCTCATCGCTGCCGCGAGAAAAGCGACCATGCCGGTATTCTTCCTGCAGGCGGAAAACGACCACGACCTGACTCCGAACCGCGTCTTGAGCGAAGAAGTTCGGAAAAGCGGCCAGCCGGTAGAAGCGAAGGTCTATCCCGCCTTCGGCTTCGGTTTCCGCGAGGGCCATAGTTTCTGCTCCCGCGGCGCGAAGACTTGGGGCCCCGACGTTCTTAAATTTATCGAGACGCATTTCAAATAA